Proteins from a genomic interval of Cyprinus carpio isolate SPL01 chromosome A21, ASM1834038v1, whole genome shotgun sequence:
- the LOC109064711 gene encoding zinc finger protein 346-like: MQDKWFIYVFVNRLKMVTGNTVGMKRLVQRMYRLRMRDPPPANTMAQQEPNGDFPYLPSGAAEVNRMIKEHSDLFSDSQCKVCSAVLISESQKLAHYQSKKHASKVRRYMSIHSTEEPIAKRFKPAGDISNVEEGDKYKACDVCNMTFSSPVVAQSHYQGKVHSKNLRLKTFGQQTPALPQPKAQVKKDEGLPEGGQGPAKQDPNRFCSICQASFNNPLMAQQHYSGKKHKKHLTKQKLMETYGPSSAPASTLKGYPCTVCNIELNSVEQYQAHISGSKHKNHGRLKKGPNELAGPPENYQPDFQFPPNQEGPEDTGDWDSFNEGYE; the protein is encoded by the exons atgcaGGACAAATGGTTCATATATGTGTTtgtaaatagattaaaaatgGTTACAGGAAATACGGTAGGTATGAAGAGACTTGTGCAGCGCATGTATCGTCTGCGCATGCGCGATCCGCCTCCTGCAAACACCATGGCGCAGCAAGAGCCGAATGGAGATTTTCCATATTTACCTTCAGGGGCGGCTGAGG TGAACCGAATGATAAAGGAGCATAGTGACTTGTTCTCTGATTCACAGTGTAAAGTGTGTAGCGCTGTCTTAATCTCAGAATCCCAGAAACTTGCACATTACCAG AGCAAAAAACATGCGAGCAAAGTACGCCGGTACATGAGCATTCATAGTACTGAGGAGCCCATCGCAAAACGGTTCAAGCCTGCAGGTGAT ATAAGTAATGTCGAGGAAGGGGACAAATACAAAGCCTGCGATGTGTGCAACATGACATTCTCTTCCCCGGTAGTGGCACAGTCACATTACCAGGGCAAAGTTCACTCCAAGAACCTTCGCTTGAAGACCTTCGGTCAGCAGACTCCTG CATTACCTCAGCCCAAAGCACAGGTGAAGAAGGATGAAGGGCTACCTGAAGGTGGACAGGGGCCAGCAAAGCAGGACCCCAACCGCTTCTGCTCCATCTGTCAAGCTTCCTTCAACAACCCCCTCATGGCTCAGCAGCACTACAGTGgcaagaaacataaaaaacacctGACTAAACAGAAGCTGATGGAGACCTATGGGCCGTCCTCTGCACCAG CCTCTACACTGAAGGGCTACCCATGTACTGTGTGCAACATTGAGCTGAACTCCGTGGAGCAGTACCAGGCCCACATCAGCGGTTCCAAACACAAGAACCA TGGCAGACTCAAGAAGGGGCCAAATGAATTGGCCGGCCCTCCTGAGAACTACCAGCCCGATTTCCAGTTTCCACCCAACCAGGAAGGACCAGAGGACACAGGGGACTGGGACAGCTTCAACGAGGGCTATGAGTGA